DNA sequence from the Antedon mediterranea chromosome 7, ecAntMedi1.1, whole genome shotgun sequence genome:
GTGTACTCTATCTCTTCTGCGATGGTGGTATGAAGCCAAATTACGCATTTTATCGGTGGACGAATTTCGCTGATATTTATGTTGTCTGTGTCTGCTGTGGTTGTTGTTGTACTGCGATATATGTGGGACTTTCGATCTGTGATGACGATTACGTGTAGCACTCCTATGTGTACTAGACGAGTTATTAGCTTCTGGACTTGTCCTCAAAGATGAATGTCCACTGTCAGTCAATGGACGAGTGCTCTCGCTGGAATATCGATGTTTGCGGCGTGTAGAGGAGGACGGGGTTTCCGTAAGGTCACCACGAATGGCTCTTGTAACGTATTCACTGCCTCTCAAACCACTAACGTTGACATACCGTTGTGAGTACGGGCGTCGATCGACGGTAAAGACTTGCTGCTGCTGTTTTGGAGGTATGTTCTTATTGGCAGCATgcgttttattttgattttgttcACGCTTTTTCTTAAAGtaaacattacaaataattattaacattaaaccTCCTATTCCCAAACATCCTATAATCAAAATTAAGTACCAGTCACTTTCTGATGATTCAGCAGTATTGTCTCCTTCATTTTCAAATCGAATCCTTCCGGTAGCAATTGACGCTCCAATTGCGTTCTCGATTTCGCAGACAACATTCGTACCGTCGTCTGCGCTGATAATTTGATATATTGTAAGTTCGTTCGACACACTTGAAATTGTTCTTATTGAAAATCTATCTGAACTTGTGCTAATAATGTTACCTGCCATGAACCATGTGAATGTGACGTTAACTGGGTACGCATCTATGGCAGAACAAGTAAATGATATGACGTCATTCTGGTTAGAGATAACAGCCAGTATCGGATCCAGATTGACATAGGGTCTGAAACTAACGTGTAATGGTTGGAATAAGCATGATGTTTGTACCTCAAGACCTCCACCAGAAGCAAAGCATGCATACTCAGCTTCATGGTGATCTCGTTGTAAATTAAGCGTCATTTTAAGGTTTATGGTGTACTCACTTGCGGTATAAGTTGTCGAGCTCATTGCTAATGTTTCAAACCCTGTGGAAGTTTTCTGTTTTAGCTCTAACTTTTCACCTGATAGAGACGCCTGTTTAAAAGCACACACAACGTCTAATTGCTCATCAAGTAACACAGTTCCAGTTCTGCTTATCAAACATGTTGGGAAATTACTTATAGGAATTGGTGTGACACTAACAGTCATACTGACACTTTCAAGAACACCGTTCTCGTCATCCACTAACGCGCATACGTAAACGCCAGCGTCGTCAGCAGAAACGAACGGTATTCGCAAGTCGTAACTTCCCGATTCGTACCCGCCGAATACCTGCCACTGGCGTGGAATCGTGCCTCCTTCGACGGCTGTAATAGTTCCAAAAGACCATTGTAGCAGATATTTCTTACTAATAACAGTACTTGGTGTGAATGTACACATAATATATAGCGTGTCCTCTTCTGCTATGTTGATGCTGTCAGGGAAGACGTCTAAGCCACCTGACGTTAGGCCTATCTTTAGGCATAGCATTACTATCAGAAATAAAAAACAGTTCGTAATACAGCATTTTGATTCTTCGATGTAATTATCTATCTTTCTCCGTTTTCTAATCCTATAAAAACCACTGTATTTAGGTAACATTTCATCATTTGTTTGAATGAAAAGGCTGAGACAAGCGATCCATGACGAATGGCGGTAGGGGATGACGCTATAGCGTTTATTGCCATGGCAAACCAACTTAGTATTGATTAGCTTCTAAACAACAGCAGTGCGAAAAATGTTCAACGGTTGAATATGACAGACATTTTGAAAAGAATCAATTCTTTAGATCtctaaaatatttcacattttttctatttcattgttgtttttttttaaattcaaaataaaattaatatcgCATACACCCCAAATAACTACTGTCGGATAAAAAACGAACTTAATAATAACCTTTTCGAAAGGTGTTTTAAAGCGAGTGGAACAAAGCAAAGGGCTTTATTGATTTCCGTAATGTCTGCATGTGTATACATAAGACATTTGTGTCAATAGGccaattgtaaaatataattgcATATAACTCTCTCACACAGTAGGCAGACCATTGAGGCagttattttatacctccatgggtACACCAGAATTCCGTGCGTCCTCAAAACGAACTCATTACGTAGGAGGAGCGTATATTttcttataggcctacttataaaACAGATTAGTTTCAAAATGTAGTGTAGGCTATATTGGCCTGCGTGTTGAATTTGCATTTCCAACAGAAAGATATAATCTGCCTTCCTTTTTGGAAAAGATGAACATTTTTTGATCATTACAACAATAATGTGACGTGGTAAAGTTACCAAGACAATTTATAATTCCGGTGATCTTCTTCATTCCTCCTCCATCAATAATGGTAGGTTCCATCAAACTCCTAGGCAACAGTAATGAGTGCGCGCCACGGGTATGGAACGTCAATGTATTGCGTGCTGGGTGTGCCATACCTCGGTACATCAACAGATTGGGAAAATACAGCACATTAACACAATTGAAGGtgataatttaaacaataaaatgtcagggatgaaaaatatatttcagCGATCCGATTTCTGTATTCTGTAACCTCCGAGGCCTGGAAGGGCCGATGCTCTACGACGGGTCAGGGTTGACATCTGCGCTGAAGACAGAGGGCCCTACTGCAATCGACACGTGATGTCAGTCAAAACCTGCCGCTGGAACACGGATCCGCCAGGAAGCGGACGCACAGACGACAGCAAAACCACTCAGATCACCTATACAGCATTATGTGACTGTattctatataaatataaataacattgtattgttGCCGCATTGGTGTTGAATACATTACATAATATTCATAAACCTAGCCtacattttaaacatgttctgtttattaaataaataatatttttgataattttagaaAGTAACCCAATGTCTCCTTTTGTTAAAACacacattattaaatataagaACATAACTTATATTAACTCTTAATCATTTTCGGTGTAGGCCTATAGGAAAcaattatataatgttaaaagtCAGAATGGACCATTCCAAACAAAGGGAAGTCACATAGGTTTAAAACTTGGGTCCCACACAATAGTAACCTACTTAATCAGGCTCAATACATTTGgatagtataataattatagtagtacaagaaaacaaatttaaatgttCTCAACTTACTCACTAGTATAGAGTCGGTTTTTAACCGGAAATATCTACTAGTGTAGGAAATTTTCTGTGCAATTATCAATTATGTAGATATTACGAGGTTCAATAGAAGACGGATGGAGTGCATgtccacaaaaaaaatgtttaaaataaaaaaatataaaatatttatcgaATACAACCTAATATCGAAATAATACATTTCAACTTCTTTTTCATACGTCAGAAATGTCTACATAGCTAATAATTCGATAATAATGTTTGCTATAGAGTGGCACGAATAGGCTTTCGTAGTTTTAACAGTAAAGGTATGGAAAGGCAAATACGACATAAACAGAGTACGCTAACTGATATTTGATTTATAAGACTAAACTtcttttatttactttaaacgTCTTTATGTATACTAGATTATATTTTGCCAATATTTACGATCTCTGGATGACCGAGACACAACTGGTGCTGACCAGAGTTCAATTTAGACCTACCCTGGCGAGAGCGCATCCTATCACATTCACAtggcattgtttctctcttagTTTCGATGTACAGCGCTtattagaggtttcacaacatatGATGCagtatattgttattataggCAATGActatataacattatttaaaaatagcaaacgtttattttatcaaaatttgtTATCAAAGTTGTTTTGGTTCGCAGCACACTCTGTTGTAATTGACAACGTTCACAACATAAGATTGCGCCTGTGTAA
Encoded proteins:
- the LOC140054496 gene encoding uncharacterized protein; translated protein: MLPKYSGFYRIRKRRKIDNYIEESKCCITNCFLFLIVMLCLKIGLTSGGLDVFPDSINIAEEDTLYIMCTFTPSTVISKKYLLQWSFGTITAVEGGTIPRQWQVFGGYESGSYDLRIPFVSADDAGVYVCALVDDENGVLESVSMTVSVTPIPISNFPTCLISRTGTVLLDEQLDVVCAFKQASLSGEKLELKQKTSTGFETLAMSSTTYTASEYTINLKMTLNLQRDHHEAEYACFASGGGLEVQTSCLFQPLHVSFRPYVNLDPILAVISNQNDVISFTCSAIDAYPVNVTFTWFMAGNIISTSSDRFSIRTISSVSNELTIYQIISADDGTNVVCEIENAIGASIATGRIRFENEGDNTAESSESDWYLILIIGCLGIGGLMLIIICNVYFKKKREQNQNKTHAANKNIPPKQQQQVFTVDRRPYSQRYVNVSGLRGSEYVTRAIRGDLTETPSSSTRRKHRYSSESTRPLTDSGHSSLRTSPEANNSSSTHRSATRNRHHRSKVPHISQYNNNHSRHRQHKYQRNSSTDKMRNLASYHHRRRDRVHPNSNNASDVIGASSQQNLYKKRKTRGERDRIRSKTTTPRDPRRIPIQGNQTGQQSNKVVPPIDTTDGRGSSNIQHSVPPVNDAATARDIPAASVPNNVQQSPISQASTIVYAEINQCSPRSEEPIRGESELHSDADHVVQIEDN